atttacttattgcctacatggttactgctggggctcagtgcctacactacgaatccactgcttctggaggccatcttttcctttgtgttgcccttgttgtttatcagtcttgaggttattattgttattgctgttgtcgctggacagagagaaatggaaagaggaggggaagacagaggggaagagaaagatagacatctgcatacctgccgtcaccatttgtgaagtgacacccccaacaggtggggagccagcggctcaaaccaggatccccacgccagtccttgtgccacatgcattttacccgctgtgccaccacccagtccccaatatttattatttttattggatagacatagccagaaataaggggggaaatagaggatAGACCACTTGCAGCACtaactcaccacttgcaaaactccccctgtaggtgaggactggagtcttgaacccaggtccttgcacattgtaacacgtgtgctcaactaagtgtgccgccacccacccaccccttttattttttaagattaacCTGTTATTAAttagagaacaccagagcatcactctgtcatatgtgatactggggaccGAACTTGGTACCTCATGTCATGAATCCAAAGCCCCACCCACCAAGCCACCACCTGcattttcaaaaatttatttgttaaataaatactCTTGGGTTTTGCTTGAACTTTCTCTTCTTCCTAGGTTTCATAACGATGTGTGCTCAGTACTGCATCTCCTTTGCTGATGTTGAAAAAGCACGTCTCAACATTCAAGACTTTGTCCATCTCACACCAGTGCTAACAAGCTCAATTTTGAATCAACTAACAGGTCGCAATCTTTTCTTCAAATGTGAACTCTTCCAGAAAACTGGATCTTTTAAGgtaaccattttatttttattttttaccaaagcactgctcagctcaaggtAATGGTAATGCAggtgattgaaactgggacttcagagcttgaggaaaagtctctttgaataactaaCCATTTTGCTACCTAGccctctccccaccatcactttttttttccagcatcttaattttaatatttattatttatccccctttgttgcccttgtttattgttgttattattattgttgttttcattattgctgtcattgttggataggacagagggaaatggagagaggaggggaagacagaggggcagagaaagatagacacctgcagacttgcttcactgcttctgaagcgacttctttgcaggtagggagctggggtgcCTGACCCTGAAATTTGATATACAGGTGGgtcttagttattgtctggggagatgatgtcacggctgtaaaaaggaccagaaagggggttgggcggtggcgcagtgggttagcgcatgtggcgcaaagcgcaggaaccggcgtaaggatcctggttcgagcccccggctccccacctgcaggggagtcgcttcacaggtggtcaagcaggtctgcaggtgtctatctttctctcccccactctgtcttcccctcctctctccatttctctctgtcctatccaacaacgaattgcatcaacaagggcaataataataaccacaacgaagctacaacaagggcaacaaaagggggaaaaaaaatggcctccaggagcggtggattcatggtgcaggcaccgagcccagcaataaccctggaggaggaaaaaaaaaaaaaaggaccagaaagcgagatcagggaagagagtagttccctaatatgggaaaagtgtataaatattgttgactgtaaaccccatcgatttgatgtgtgtgacctggggcccatattcagcttaggagcctatgtgacctctgcatccctgtagatctgagctcacattctgtggccatgagtgtaaacgttccaagctgcccaatatcaggacccatcttcctcaggtgtagcacagagtatattgtccagcctccttttagagaatagaacattctctaccattgttgatccaagttgagggcaaggtcctgtgggggccacaaaggggtctgttgtgttgttcctgatagagaggacaggtaacagtggagagagggatgtattcGAGGTctagcccatcatgtctgcttggggatctcaggactccccagttagggccccagctgatggggtgaccccgtcgacttctatctctatccagtaataactacacattaaaaaagaaaaatcttagtgggggttgtattgttaaatgggaatctggggaatgttatgcatgtacaaactattgtatttactgttgaatgtaaaatattaattccccaataaggaaataaattattaaaaaaaaaaaagaaaaatctagaaaTGCTCTTTAGTCATCTGGAAACTTTTAAATCAAATACGTGAACTCACTGTCCCTCTTCCAGATTCGTGGTGCACTGAATGCAATCAGAAGCTTGATTTCTGCCACTTCAGAAGAGAAACCCAAAGCTGTTGTTGCTCACAGTACTGGAAACCATGGACAGGCCCTTGCCTATGCCGCTAAACTGGAAGGTACTTGTTAATTTCTCAGGCTACAGGGTAGTGCCACCAGACTGTTAAAGTCCTGACTCTCTGGGGGCCGTGGGGTAGCACAGCTGctaaagcacacgtggtgcaaagcacgaggacccgctaaggatcttggttcaagcctctggctcccccacctgcggggggcagggagggatggggtcacttcacaagtgatgaagcaggtctacaggtgtctttcttgttcTGTGTCTTGTTCTtgttcccctctcgatttctctctgtcctgtccaacaataacagcagcaatagcaagggcaacaaaataggaaaaatggccaccacaagcagtggattcatagtgcagacactatgagtgataaccctggtttcactagcagtgaagcagtattgcaggtgtctctccttatcttttCCCTCAACTTTTATACCTTTTTaagaagtaattttttaaatatttatttattggatagagaccgtcagaaattgagagggaaggggaagagatacctgtagcactgcttcatcactagcaaagctttcctctgcaggtggggatcaggggcttggacctgggtccttatgcattgtaacatgtgcgctcaaccatgtttGTCACTACTGGGCCCCAATTTCTGTATTTCTATCAACAATAAAAATTGcttttaattctaaaaaaaaaaaaaaaaaaccctttatcgTAAGTTTTACGGACTTGTACTAACATGTTTCTCCTCCCAGGAATTCCTGCTTATATCGTGGTGCCCCGAACAGCTCCCAATTGTAAAAAGATGGCAATACAAGCATATGGTGCTTCTATAGTGTGCAGTGAACCAAGTGATGAGGTAAGGAGAGCAGTGATAGCACCATAACAAATATTCAGGGTCTCAATCCAGGCTTGCATAAATGTACACAAATACAATGACTACTTGACATTCCTACTTCAGTCATTTTTTACACCTTGCACATGCACTGTCTCACTGTTGCTAGGCTGTAGTATCACTCAGAGGAAGACTCCACAGCACCAAGCTCCCGCCAGTGCCACAGTATctcccatgcagtgccagggctcaaaccaacaTGGCACACACAGGAATGCACACACCCTACCCAGGCATCTCAAATTTACTAAGACAAATTCCTCATctcaaccccccccacccccactcttcttttttttcggtctccaggcttatcactggggcttggtgacttcactatgaatccactgctcctggcaacctttttttcttttttttctatttttattggtaagacagagaaattgagaggggaaggaagataggacaggtaagatacctgcagatatgcttcactagTAAGgaagcataccccctgcaggtggggagtggggactcaaacctgggtctgtggacatggtgatatgtgcatttaatttGGTGCACCACCGCTTTGCCCTTCAGTCATCATGTCAGTAAATGGCAACCTTTAGCCTTCTAGTTGTTAAGTGTTGTGGGCTAGGGAgcgagcataatggctatgcagacaactttcaggcctgagtctccaaggtcctaggtttaatccccagcaccaccataagccagaactgagcagtggttattacttttttaaaaaaattatcttcattttaatgtattgacagtcagaaatcaagagggtaagatagacacctgcagcactgtttcaccactctcaaagctttccccctgtaggtggggacctggggtttatACCTGGGTCTttccacattgtaatgtgtgctcaaccaggtgtgccaccatctggccccactaTTACTCTCCTCCTGCAATATTTTGAAGATCTGCAAGACTTATTCAAATGTATTAAAGTGTCACTTTACCAGCAACCCTTCCTAAGCACCTTACAGAAATCTCTATTTTGggttggcaaagtagctcacttgaatagtgtgctgttttgccaggtGTATGACACGGGTATGAGCCTGTCCCCACCATACTGCAGgatgcttcaatgctgtggtctctctctaaatatatacatatataaatgacatttatatatatatatatatatatgtatattcattttTCCCCATAACATTTGAACATAGCATCTATTTACTtacatctcctccttctcccacaTTAAAATGTAACTACAGGAGTTgggggtagcacacctggctgagtacacacttTATAGTGCCCAGAGACCTGAGTTCAcactgcggggggcgggggcttcatgaacagtgaagcagtgctccaaatCTCTTtagtctcaattttttaaaaaaattttttatttaagaaaggattaatgaacaaaaacataaggtaggaggggtacaactccacacaattcccaccacccaacccccataacccaccccctcccatggtagctttcccattctctagccctctgggagcatggacccagggtcgttgagggttgcagaaggtagaaggtctggcttctgtaattgcttccccgctgaacatgggcgttgactggtcgatccatactcccagtctgcctctctctttccctagtaaggtgtgtctctggggaagctgagctccaggacacattggtggggtcttcaatccagggaagcctagccagcatcctggtggcatctggaacctggtgattgaaaagagagttaacatatgaagccaaacaatttgttgagcaatcatggatcccaagcttggaatagtggagaggaagtgttaggggggtactcactgcaaactctagtgtacttctgctttcaggtatatattttgcagtagtttatggatacgtgtgcacataagctctctctcacagaaactggtgtattatctagattatgggactttgttagaaagggaactacctgagatgaaattagagtgtactataaaaggaaaggtctcacccaagtaatgaagttgaagggttgtcattccacatgtgaagtctctggatacagtctgaggtgaagcatgttgaggtggcaatcgttgctttggttaggttgtgatcggcggatgcaatattatttggtttggattggtagTCTCaatttttacaaatttattttaccagagcgctgctcaactctagcttatgatggtgtgggggattgaatctgggactttggagcctcaggcatgaatctctttgcataaccagtatgctatctacccctaccctcaatttctctttctatccaaaaacaaaacgAATGTAACTTTATTGAGTTTATAGACTGTCCTGTTTGTTATATGCCCAATAATGGAACAAAATGAATTTAAGTAGATAGTCAATAAAGTGGTAAATGTCTGAATTACACTTGGGAATTCTACTAAGCACACAACAACCTAAATTAACATACTCTTTCAGTCCATGGAAAATGTTACAAAAAGAATTGTGGAGGAAATGGAAGGCATCATGGTACATGCAAACCAGGAACCTACAGTGATAGCTGGGCAGGGGACAATTGCTCTggaagtgctcaaccaggtaaacGCTTAGTTACACAGTTCTTGTTTAGCTTTTGTTGACTGCAGAATCAGTCATCTTGCTCAAGGACCAGAGGCAAGATCCCGGTTttagcctcctgctccccacctccaggggagttgcttcataggcagtgaagcaggtctgtatgtgtctgtctttctctccccgtcttcccctcctctctgcgtctctctgtcctattaaaaaaaaaaaagtctgccttcTTAACTGTGGGTTGGGGGATAAACTCAGTGtctcatatatatttataatactgCTGAGGCTTCTCtgcttgcctttttttaaaaaaagttttattattgcacagagacagaaattgagagaagatagagggggagagacatagagacacctgcagccctgcttcaccactagtgaagctttccacctgcaggtgggggccaagggcttgaacctgtatccttgtgcactataagtaGCATTTAACaaagtgagccaccgcctggccccctgcttGCCTTTTCaatctctcatttatttttagagCGAGGTACCAAGCAATGCTCCAACATTATATGTGCAAGTTCTCCCACTGCTGTCCACACTGCTACCATATGACCTCAAgcccagaacctcatgcatgcCCTTTCGGGTAGAACTCTGAGCCCAGcgtcaattattatttttctacacATTAAATTGGCTATTAATGTATTTCTACTTTACTTTCACTAAAGGTTCCCTTGGTAGATGCAATGGTGGTacctgtaggaggaggaggaatggttGCTGGGATAGCCATTGCCATTAAGGTGAGAAAACCGCTTCTGGAACACTCTCCATTCAGCAACAGAGCATCGTATGCTTAAACTTTTTGTTTCccgtgttgttattgctgtcatttttgttggctaagacagaaattgagagagatggggaagacagagaagggagaaaaagataacttgcagacctgattcaccacctgtgaagtgactcccctcctgcaggtgggaagctgggggctcgcaggtgggaagctgggggctcgaactgggatccttatgctggtccttgcgctttgtgctatgtgtgcttaatctgctgtgccactaCACAGCTCCAAGAGCATTGTATTCTACACAGTCAACATAGAAATTTTATAAGACACTCATTTAACACCCTGCTCCCAACTGCCATAATGTCCCATATAAATATCCCTTGGTACTTTTTTGCCTCACTCTCCTTAATTCATGACAATTTGTAGTGCAAAAAGCTGAGTGGCAGATGAGGGGTTTAATTTTCATTACATCTACCAAGAGAAGGAAATGATTTGGGCAGAAGTGTGTTTCTGTTTTATCTGTGTTACTGTGGAAAGATTGCTGTGCCAAGCTTTAAGATGTCTAACCCTCTTCTCCTCAGGCTCTGAGACCTAGCGTGAAGGTATACGCTGCTGAACCTGTAAATGCAGATGACTGCTACCAGTCCAAACTGAAAGGGGAACTGACTCCGAACACTCACCCTCCAGAAACCATAGCAGATGGTATCAAGCCCAGTATCGGCTTAAACACCTGGCCTATTATAAGGGACCTGGTGGATGAAGTCTTCACTGTCACAGAGGATGAAATTAAGGTGAGACTTCAACAAGACAGGAAATAACAGAacgattttttttaaacaaaatttattcccttttgttgccctttattgctgtatttattgttattaatgtcattgttggataggacagagagaaatggagagaggaggggaagacagaccctgcagacctgcttcaccacctgtaaagcgaacttccccatgcaggtggggagctgggagctcaaaccaggatccttacgcagtcggtctttgcactttgcaccatgtccactgaacccactgcactaccacccgactcccaatagaacAATTTCTTAGCCACCGACCCACTGGGGACTTATGTAGGTGACTTTCTGACGTCAATACATCTAATGTGCCCCAAATGCATTAATACAATCATCCTGACAATAGAAGCAGACTTAGGATGGAGGGGTGCCACTGGTATGGATATACTTATAGCATTAAGAAGGAAAGTCCAGACTGGCTATCTATCTTTACCTAGCCCTTAACTATAAAGATAAATCAAACACTTTTCACTTCTCCCATTTcacagattcttttttatttgataggacagaatttgagaggggaggggaagacagagagacacttgcagatcaaTTCCAGCACTCAGGAAGCataccccttacaggtgggagtgggggctggaagcctggtccttgtgcatggtaatgtgtgcagcctaccaggtgtgccaccacccacccatttCACTAATTCCTACTCTCTTCTCTACCAACAGTATGCAACCCAGCTGGTGTGGGAGAGGATGAAACTGCTTATTGAACCTACTGCAGGTGTCGGACTGGCTGCTGTGATGTCCCAGCACTTTCAAACAGTTTCCCCAGAAGTAAAGAACATCTGCATTGTGCttagtggtgggaatgtagaCTTAGCCTCCTTAACCTCGGTGAAGGCGGCTGTGCCTTTCCAATCTGTTTCTGTTTAACTTATGCAAAAGAAAAGATGAGATTCAGTGTGTCTAGACACTGGGGAAATCTGCTTCCTGATATTATcaattcctcctctctccttaaaTCTCAATATCCTAATGAAGAATGGACATTTTTAATaagacttaataaataaataatccttggACAAAGTAGTAACAGGAAAAACACTCATACTTAAACATCTTCTCAGGGCCCCCAAGGCaaaactcccctccccccaaaaaagcctTCTGCAAAAAGGGAGAGCAGACCTCTAGGCTAAAGTAGAAAACACAAACTGTCTGTCTACAACCTGCTAGCTGTCTTCCCCAGAATGCTCGCAGCAGCATTGAGGCTGGATCCATTACTGCATGTCCACTTGAGGCGCTGCTGAAGTAGTCTCATTTCTCACCCAAGGCACTGGTTCTGGTACATATGGGTCATAGGTCCACCTGGGGAAAACTCGTTTATAGAGGTTCATCAGCACTGTGTCCTGAGACTTTAGCTTTCCATCAAAACTGCATTTCATGTGGCCATGAGTACCTAGAAAAAGGAACAACttagtttttttattaatttttttaaattatctttatttattgaatacaggcagaaacctagagggaagggggtgacagagatggagagatagacacctgcagccctgcttcaccactcgaaaagcttttcccctgtaggtgggggctgagggcttaaacccaggtccttatgcattatgacACGTGCACTCAGGTGCAACACCACTCAGTCCCGACAAATTAGTTTcaattgaaatagaaaaaaaaaatttttttttattgctggggctcactcagtgcctgcaccatgaatccactgctcctggagggcatttttccctttttgttgcccttgttgtagcttcattgtggttattattattattgttgatgccgttcgttgttggataggacag
Above is a window of Erinaceus europaeus chromosome 12, mEriEur2.1, whole genome shotgun sequence DNA encoding:
- the LOC103111192 gene encoding serine racemase is translated as MCAQYCISFADVEKARLNIQDFVHLTPVLTSSILNQLTGRNLFFKCELFQKTGSFKIRGALNAIRSLISATSEEKPKAVVAHSTGNHGQALAYAAKLEGIPAYIVVPRTAPNCKKMAIQAYGASIVCSEPSDESMENVTKRIVEEMEGIMVHANQEPTVIAGQGTIALEVLNQVPLVDAMVVPVGGGGMVAGIAIAIKALRPSVKVYAAEPVNADDCYQSKLKGELTPNTHPPETIADGIKPSIGLNTWPIIRDLVDEVFTVTEDEIKYATQLVWERMKLLIEPTAGVGLAAVMSQHFQTVSPEVKNICIVLSGGNVDLASLTSVKAAVPFQSVSV